The Panicum virgatum strain AP13 chromosome 3N, P.virgatum_v5, whole genome shotgun sequence genome includes the window gaggcgcGAATTGAGGTGGCGAGCTCCGGCTACGGCCGGATCCGGGCGCGCCGAGCACTGAGCCATGGAGGCAGCCggatcctccctccctctcctctcctctcctctcctccccttcctcttcgcCTTCCCTCTCCTTCGACGCCAGCTCCTCGCGGCTCCGAGCTGTGGTGCCCGGCCCTCCCCCCGACCccttccatggcggcggcggcggtggaggccatgcgcggcggccggatccaTGGAAGGCATGGCGAATCTGCGACGGCCGGCCTTCCACCCCCTCGTCCTCCCTCCTTCGGTGGCGGAGGCCTGTGCGGCGGCGGGTACATGCTCCGAGCTCCATGTGTGCGTGCGGCTCGGAGGAGCAAGGCGCGGCAGGTCACTGCGGCGCGGCGTCGTGGGGAAAGGAGCGAGCGGCAAATCCACACCCCGCGTCGGGCTTCTCCAGGACACGTGTCGCTTGTGAAGCGTCCGGTTACTCTCAGCGCTCCCTCCCCACGGCGTATAGGAGTAAGAGTATTACAGTGATATGGCAGGACCTCGTGATCATCATAAATCATAGTAACGACTTTAATTTGCTGACTCGATGTGATTATATTGCTGTCCGTGCATGGGGTCAGATTTTCATTAATGGATGCGTGCCTTCCAAATACTCAGCTCCgtctcaaattattagtcgtttcaGCTTCCTAGATACACAATTTTTTACTATATATTTAGACATATATTATGTCTagcatagcaaaatctatatatttaaaaaagtcaaaatgactaataatttagaatggaggAAGTACATAAAACTATAGGCAAGGTGGCAGCTTATACATTGATTGCTTTCTCTGTTTCGCAGTTACTAGCAAATAAATGCTCGTACGTTGTACTAGCAAATAAATGGTCGTACGTTGCAACATGAGaacaattatttgatttaaaaCTAGATATTCAAATAACATTATTTCAAAATGTATATGCTTAAAAGCTAAGTAACCGTGGATCATCCATTTAGGCATTGAACTGATACCCTTGATTCAACCGACCGTTTGCACTAAAAACATGCTCTCTCTAAACAATGCCCATACCGATGCACCGACCCCTCTTAATagcaccgtcggtttaaccggtcatATTGTGTATTCTTCATTTGATCTTCAGTTGCActgtccaatgcaccgatgtttACATTCTTCTTGCTGTTGGTTCAACCGGTCGAGCTGACATTTCTAGCTCTTGTTAGAAGATGCAACTTCCATTGCACATACCGTTCAAATAACTTACTGTCGTTCAACCGATGCCCTGTCTTATGCCGAATTCATCCAATTCGATATTTCTTTGGGTTCTTTCTTCGTTTCATACTTTACTAGGGCTTTATACTTTGTTTTTAGATCTAAGATCATTCACTTGACGCACTTGTCAGTTCCATGATTATATTAtcattcaatcaccaaaatcatgaACTATGATCTAATGGATCTAATGGGGTTATGTTTCTTTGCAAAAAGTCCATAGCCAGGTTGTAGCCCGTCGATCATGGAGATATCATCATAGTAGGcgttggcgccgccgccgccgacggtggacTCCGCCAGCATCAGGGGCGGCTTCCTGGACAGGGTGCACGAGAGCGCCCCAGCGCTGTGCAGCGGCCACGTACGTGGAGTTAGCCAGGAAGCGGGGAGTTACATTGGCTGGTAAGCGCATACATGAGTATAcctgaggcacacggcaaaggccctattgcacacggcaaagcctttgccgtgtgttgcacATGACAAACAGCACACGACGTATAAATATCGGCAAAGagcacctttgccgtgtgtcagagCGATACTCGGCAAACATTTTttccaaataaataaaaaaaaacaccgGCAGCCGCTACCGCCACCATGCCGGCCACCATCACCACGCCGTCGGCcgcatcaccaccaccacgccagccgccgccgcccgagacCGCATCGCCGCCCCTTGAGGCCCGCGTCGCGCCGGCCGCCTACCCACAGGTGACCCCGCCGCCCGTAGGTGCCCCCACCGGCCACCGTCGCCACCCGTGCCCTGAGGCCCATGCCACGTCGGCCGCCacccgtggccgcgccgccgccgccgccgccgtccaaggCCCAAGGCTGCACCGCCGCTGCGCGAGGCCCGTGCCACCGCCACTCGGATTCACACCGGTGCCGCCCGAATCCACACCGGCGACGCCCAGATCCATGCCGGCGCCGCCCGGATCCACGCCATCGACGACAAGGTGgtccccgccgtcgccgcttgGAGGAGCCGCCGTAGACCCCGTCGCCACTGCTCCTCTTCatgcgccaccgccgcacctcaccccgccgctgctcctcaCTGCCGGTGAGGGCGAGcagaggggggaggggaggggaggcagaggagggaCCGGTGGAGGTGGGGAGCAGGGAGGAGCGAGGGAGGGAAGCGAGGGGAGCACCGTCAGAGGGAGAAGCGAGGAGAGAGGCGCCAGCGGAGGGAGGAGCAAGGGAGGGGAGCGCCGTCAGAGGGAGAAGCGAGCGAGGGAGAGGAGCGACGAGCGAGAGGGAGCCGTGTGTTGGAGggcagagagggagggagcggTGTGAGAGTTTAAGTGTGGGGCGGTgcagctttgccgtgtgttccagtttggcactcggcaaaggaaggctttgccgagtgttttttaaAAGCACTCGGTAAAgtaaggctttgccgagtgttcttTTTTCGCCGTGTATTTGAGGTGGCACTCGGTAAAGGGGATGTTTGTCGagtgagaggcagtggaggcctgctcctttgtgtgatgagtgattgccaacacatagagtggactaactgtgtgtagtcgcgactctgtggagattgcgccagttcttggtctgtggtgtgcaggtacacggatggcgcggttgcagcgagatggtttggacaagagcgaggcgcgtgcctatgcaccatgcggcggcgttgccgtggctgggagctcgacgaccatgcggaggcgggagaccttgcggtggcgttggaagcccgaccggacgaccgtgcggtggaggaggacggcCCAGAtacttgggccactgctgggccgcgtggcgatccactcctggcgccaaggcgggacggcgtggagtttgttggtacctcgggaaaaaccaacggcaGGATGTGTCG containing:
- the LOC120668083 gene encoding basic proline-rich protein-like; this translates as MPATITTPSAASPPPRQPPPPETASPPLEARVAPAAYPQVTPPPVGAPTGHRRHPCPEAHATSAATRGRAAAAAAVQGPRLHRRCARPVPPPLGFTPVPPESTPATPRSMPAPPGSTPSTTRWSPPSPLGGAAVDPVATAPLHAPPPHLTPPLLLTAGSEVWEICVDPDYVNLAVRTTELQTGHFAAECPRKKSSRDDDGRSRHEEYREHRHKHKSGHSHKKNGGRSKRHRERKKKNVGKYKDKQAFVAQSEDHSSTSQSSTSSFSSSSSDSD